The Parabacteroides sp. AD58 genome includes a window with the following:
- a CDS encoding glycosyltransferase family 2 protein: MEQQPLVSVVIPVYNMETYLEETVRSVQASTYPSLEIILMDDGSKDQSLAVARRLAEEDPRIHVYTQLNGGVAAARNHAISKASGIYIFPLDADDRIVADYIEKAVEVAEKDSSVKCVTCRAEFFGARSGEWKLPRYTRSLLARKNMLPASALFRKSDWKRIGGYDETIIAREDWAFWIGVLKDGGEVVRLPETGLYYRIRNYSKRVSDRSLKKHVIDVLNQKYADFFFWELGGPLRYQRSWSRVINFFSRLIHPMEAFIYPKYAEMGNWLFQLPAHFEEEGVCIYKGRNELREVTIGEKTFVVKSYKRPHLLNRFVYAYVRPSKAERACLYARMFREKGIGSPEPVGYLTRGHTGLFDKSYFVCLKSECPYTYRDFATHTFSRQTEILRAIGRVTARMHDAGFYHEDYSAGNILFRDDLPEIQIEIIDLNRLSFGKIGLEKGCKNFERLPGSDEMLSVMAEAYAEARGFDAQECLGLIRKYVDEELEYRKKKAQTV; the protein is encoded by the coding sequence ATGGAACAGCAGCCCTTAGTATCTGTCGTTATTCCTGTTTACAACATGGAGACCTATCTGGAAGAAACTGTCCGTTCGGTGCAGGCTTCTACTTATCCTTCTTTGGAAATAATACTGATGGACGACGGCTCAAAAGACCAGTCTCTGGCTGTGGCCCGTCGCTTGGCTGAAGAAGATCCTCGGATCCATGTCTATACACAGCTGAACGGAGGTGTCGCAGCTGCCCGTAATCATGCTATCTCAAAAGCATCCGGTATTTATATATTTCCATTAGATGCAGACGATAGAATTGTCGCAGATTATATAGAAAAAGCTGTTGAAGTAGCAGAAAAGGATTCGTCTGTTAAATGCGTTACATGTCGTGCTGAATTTTTTGGAGCACGAAGCGGAGAATGGAAATTGCCCAGATATACGCGTTCGTTATTGGCTCGAAAGAATATGCTTCCGGCCAGTGCCTTGTTTCGGAAGTCCGACTGGAAACGGATTGGTGGTTACGATGAAACAATTATTGCCCGTGAGGATTGGGCTTTTTGGATAGGAGTCCTAAAAGATGGAGGTGAGGTCGTTCGTCTTCCAGAGACCGGGTTATATTATCGCATCCGTAATTATTCGAAACGAGTATCAGATCGCTCTTTGAAAAAGCATGTAATAGATGTATTAAACCAAAAGTATGCTGATTTCTTTTTCTGGGAATTAGGAGGTCCCTTGCGTTATCAGCGAAGCTGGTCACGTGTGATCAATTTCTTCAGTCGGCTGATTCATCCGATGGAGGCTTTCATATATCCCAAGTATGCAGAAATGGGCAACTGGCTTTTTCAGTTACCAGCTCATTTTGAGGAAGAAGGTGTTTGTATCTATAAGGGAAGAAACGAACTGCGGGAAGTCACGATTGGAGAAAAGACCTTTGTGGTTAAGTCGTATAAACGGCCTCATCTGTTGAATCGTTTTGTTTACGCCTATGTTCGTCCCTCGAAGGCAGAAAGAGCCTGTCTGTATGCCCGTATGTTCCGAGAGAAGGGTATTGGTTCTCCAGAACCGGTCGGTTATTTGACCAGAGGCCATACCGGCTTGTTTGACAAGAGCTATTTTGTCTGCCTCAAGTCTGAGTGTCCTTATACCTACCGTGATTTTGCTACCCATACATTTTCTCGTCAGACAGAGATTCTTAGAGCTATTGGTCGGGTAACGGCCCGGATGCACGACGCCGGATTTTATCATGAAGATTATTCGGCAGGGAATATCCTGTTTCGGGATGATCTTCCGGAAATACAGATCGAGATTATCGACCTGAACCGTTTGTCGTTCGGAAAAATAGGCTTGGAAAAAGGATGCAAGAACTTCGAACGCTTGCCCGGAAGTGATGAGATGTTGTCGGTGATGGCCGAAGCTTATGCCGAAGCCCGTGGTTTTGACGCGCAGGAATGCCTGGGTCTCATCCGGAAATATGTAGATGAAGAATTGGAATATCGAAAGAAAAAAGCACAAACTGTTTGA
- a CDS encoding glycosyltransferase family 2 protein, protein MKNPLVSIITVCFNAEKSILMTMDSVLGQTYPFLEYILIDGGSSDRTLSLIEEKKPLFEAKGIRLVVVSEPDRGIYDAMNKGLSYSKGDWINFMNAGDRFADSRVLEDLFKTDIRPSEQVIYGDTILHLQFGDVTMLPKPIGYMRKKMAFCHQSTLVAGDLMRREKFDLHYLLAADYAFFYRYYQQGGHFRYIHRTIAWYESEEGASSKNRLQVNREYARIQGKADRLSWKLWFVFKVLRVKLKDGLQHCLPQSYVQKMREKNYHRIAKKRLK, encoded by the coding sequence ATGAAGAATCCGCTTGTATCTATAATTACTGTCTGTTTCAATGCCGAAAAATCCATTCTGATGACAATGGATTCTGTGCTTGGGCAGACCTATCCTTTTTTAGAATATATCCTGATTGATGGTGGTTCGTCTGATCGTACCCTGTCGCTGATAGAAGAAAAGAAGCCTCTGTTTGAAGCAAAAGGGATCCGTCTGGTCGTTGTCAGCGAACCCGACCGGGGTATTTATGATGCAATGAATAAGGGTCTCTCCTATTCGAAAGGCGATTGGATAAACTTTATGAACGCAGGAGATCGTTTTGCTGATTCACGAGTGCTGGAAGACCTTTTCAAGACCGATATCCGGCCATCCGAACAAGTAATATATGGCGATACGATTTTGCATCTTCAATTTGGAGATGTTACGATGTTACCTAAGCCGATTGGTTATATGCGGAAGAAAATGGCTTTCTGTCATCAGTCTACCTTGGTTGCAGGAGATCTGATGCGGCGTGAAAAATTTGATTTGCACTATCTTTTGGCCGCTGATTATGCCTTTTTTTATCGTTATTATCAACAGGGCGGACATTTCAGATACATACACCGTACGATTGCCTGGTATGAATCGGAAGAAGGAGCCTCTTCTAAAAACCGGTTGCAGGTAAATCGGGAATATGCCCGTATTCAGGGGAAAGCTGATCGTTTGTCGTGGAAGCTCTGGTTCGTTTTCAAAGTGTTGCGTGTTAAGTTGAAGGATGGTTTGCAGCATTGTCTGCCTCAATCTTATGTGCAGAAGATGCGTGAAAAAAACTATCATCGGATTGCTAAAAAGAGATTAAAATGA